The following proteins are encoded in a genomic region of Cellulomonas sp. ES6:
- a CDS encoding metallopeptidase family protein, giving the protein MGPVVDMSREDFEDAVRDGLDLIPPELAARMDNVVVLVEDDPPADDPELLGLYEGVPLTERGEFWAAGSLPDRITIYRNPTLALCADRDEVVEEVAVTVVHEVAHHFGIDDRRLHELGWG; this is encoded by the coding sequence ATGGGCCCCGTGGTGGACATGTCGCGGGAGGACTTCGAGGACGCCGTCCGGGACGGCCTGGACCTGATCCCGCCGGAGCTGGCGGCCCGGATGGACAACGTCGTCGTGCTGGTCGAGGACGACCCGCCGGCGGACGACCCCGAGCTGCTCGGGCTGTACGAGGGCGTGCCGCTGACGGAGCGCGGGGAGTTCTGGGCGGCGGGGTCGCTGCCGGACCGCATCACGATCTACCGGAACCCGACGCTCGCGCTGTGCGCGGACCGGGACGAGGTCGTCGAGGAGGTCGCCGTCACCGTGGTGCACGAGGTGGCGCACCACTTCGGGATCGACGACCGGCGGCTGCACGAGCTCGGCTGGGGCTGA
- a CDS encoding polyprenyl synthetase family protein, which produces MRRTRSTADGTHAPARVGLAPDAPAAHLVLPVEAGTDDLAARVEQGLAEVRLLLVDEVARRRARARELAPEHAALWRAVGDQIGGRLMRPRLTLAAYLGLGGTDLAGAAPVAAAQEMLHTAMLVHDDVLDHDDTRRGRPNVTGSARRRLAANGVTGPAAEAPVLAAGLLGGDLALAAAFELVAGAPVPAEVRLRVVQDLARAVDTTVAGELLDVTGSLHGPTAVDALRVAELKTAVYSCCTPLAAGALLAGADDGVLGVLDRFGTAFGIAFQLLDDELGVFGDPAVTGKSTLSDLREGKRTELLRLAYLRADAPGRAVLDAAVGRHDLTEAEADRVREVMVRSGALDESRLVRADALRTARTTADEGLPAGLAAYLGSLVAVVAGTTP; this is translated from the coding sequence GTGCGCAGGACACGCAGCACGGCCGACGGCACGCACGCGCCCGCGCGCGTCGGCCTGGCCCCGGACGCCCCGGCGGCGCACCTGGTCCTGCCCGTGGAGGCGGGAACGGACGACCTCGCCGCCCGCGTCGAGCAGGGCCTGGCCGAGGTGCGGCTGCTGCTGGTCGACGAGGTCGCGCGGCGCCGGGCCCGCGCCCGCGAGCTGGCGCCCGAGCACGCCGCCCTCTGGCGCGCCGTGGGCGACCAGATCGGCGGGCGGCTCATGCGCCCCCGGCTCACGCTCGCCGCGTACCTGGGCCTCGGCGGCACCGACCTGGCCGGCGCGGCGCCGGTCGCGGCGGCGCAGGAGATGCTGCACACCGCGATGCTCGTGCACGACGACGTGCTGGACCACGACGACACCCGTCGCGGCCGGCCCAACGTGACCGGCAGCGCGCGGCGGCGGCTCGCCGCGAACGGCGTGACTGGTCCGGCCGCGGAGGCGCCGGTGCTCGCCGCCGGCCTGCTCGGCGGCGACCTCGCGCTGGCCGCCGCGTTCGAGCTGGTCGCCGGCGCCCCCGTGCCCGCCGAGGTGCGCCTGCGCGTCGTGCAGGACCTCGCGCGCGCGGTCGACACCACCGTGGCCGGGGAGCTCCTCGACGTCACCGGCAGCCTGCACGGCCCGACCGCGGTGGACGCGCTGCGGGTCGCCGAGCTGAAGACCGCTGTGTACTCCTGCTGCACGCCGCTCGCGGCCGGGGCGCTGCTCGCGGGCGCGGACGACGGCGTGCTCGGCGTGCTCGACCGGTTCGGCACCGCCTTCGGGATCGCGTTCCAGCTCCTCGACGACGAGCTCGGCGTCTTCGGCGACCCGGCGGTCACGGGCAAGTCGACGCTCTCCGACCTGCGCGAGGGCAAGCGCACGGAGCTGCTGCGCCTGGCCTACCTCCGGGCGGACGCCCCCGGGCGGGCGGTGCTCGACGCGGCCGTCGGGCGGCACGACCTCACCGAGGCCGAGGCCGACCGCGTCCGCGAGGTCATGGTGCGCTCGGGCGCGCTGGACGAGTCGCGCCTCGTCCGCGCCGACGCCCTGCGGACGGCCCGCACGACCGCCGACGAGGGGCTGCCGGCCGGGCTCGCCGCGTACCTCGGCTCGCTCGTGGCGGTCGTGGCGGGGACGACCCCGTGA
- a CDS encoding LLM class flavin-dependent oxidoreductase, with protein MTGASPARTRLGVVILPQQRWAQARHTWRRAEEYGFDHAWTYDHLAWRSLADEPWFATVPLLAAAAAVTERIRLGTWVASPNFRHPVPFAKDVMGLDDVAGGRFLLGLGAGGEGFDAGVLGPAPTRGERTRRFEEFVELLDRLLTHPETEHEGTFYAAHGARMHPGTIARPRTPFVVAANGPRTMALAARFGQGWATYGPSFAPEDVTGPVSAAQEAWWSGLAGMVDQVREVAAREAPGGRVPDLYLSLDGAPVYSLESPEVLVEGVERATALGFSDVVVHWPRERGIYAGSEDVMAEALSRLGR; from the coding sequence ATGACCGGAGCCAGCCCCGCCCGCACGCGCCTCGGCGTCGTGATCCTCCCGCAGCAGCGCTGGGCGCAGGCCCGGCACACCTGGCGCCGCGCCGAGGAGTACGGGTTCGACCACGCCTGGACCTACGACCACCTGGCGTGGCGGTCGCTCGCGGACGAGCCGTGGTTCGCGACGGTGCCCCTGCTCGCGGCGGCGGCCGCCGTCACCGAGCGGATCCGGCTCGGCACGTGGGTCGCGTCGCCGAACTTCCGGCACCCCGTGCCGTTCGCGAAGGACGTCATGGGCCTCGACGACGTCGCGGGCGGGCGGTTCCTGCTCGGGCTCGGGGCCGGAGGCGAGGGGTTCGACGCGGGCGTGCTCGGGCCGGCGCCGACGCGCGGCGAGCGCACCCGCCGGTTCGAGGAGTTCGTCGAGCTGCTGGACCGGCTGCTGACCCACCCGGAGACGGAGCACGAGGGCACGTTCTACGCCGCCCACGGGGCCCGGATGCACCCGGGCACGATCGCGCGGCCGCGCACGCCGTTCGTCGTCGCCGCGAACGGCCCGCGCACGATGGCGCTCGCGGCGCGGTTCGGCCAGGGCTGGGCGACCTACGGCCCGTCGTTCGCGCCGGAGGACGTGACGGGCCCGGTGTCCGCCGCGCAGGAGGCGTGGTGGTCCGGGCTGGCCGGGATGGTGGACCAGGTCCGGGAGGTCGCCGCGCGGGAGGCCCCGGGCGGGCGGGTGCCCGACCTGTACCTCAGCCTCGACGGGGCACCGGTGTACTCGCTGGAGTCGCCGGAGGTGCTGGTGGAGGGCGTCGAGCGCGCGACGGCGCTGGGGTTCTCCGACGTCGTCGTGCACTGGCCGCGCGAGCGGGGGATCTACGCCGGCTCGGAGGACGTCATGGCCGAGGCGCTGTCCCGGCTCGGGCGCTGA
- a CDS encoding transglycosylase domain-containing protein, whose product MAGGPRRMSIVRVVALLVAYVLVAGAGGLLTAALVLPTVAVADGTTDLAVEAFEDLPTELERPPLSQRSTLHAADGTQLAVFWAENREVVPLDAISEPMGDAVVATEDKRFYRHGGIDPEGMMRAFVRNLQHPQRTEGASTLTQQYIKNVLVERAVRQGDLAAADAAREASGAEGYARKLREAKLAIALEKELTKDQILEAYLNIAQFGVNTYGVQAAAERYFSKPASELTYLEAATIAGITQSPTATDPLRNPRAARDRRDVVLRLMRQQGYISRAEYTEGAATTLRSTLRVTDPVVGCMAAGAAVPGSGFFCDYVTKLIRDDPAFGETEAERIDLLYRGGLTITTTLDPREQAIADEQVRAGVPVDDPSGVATALVTVEPGTGRITSMAQNRVYNNTEEHGDRETAVNYSTDFRYGGGSGFPPGSTFKPFTLAQWLKQGHSLSETVNATRFSYRFSEFSAPCTVLEPSTEYRFGNAEGSGGVMSVLDATRNSVNSGYIAMASQLDLCGIMDTATSLGIHKAGGRSGDGPFDPLPANVLGSQSVAPLSMATAFAGFATGGTTCTPVAITSVVDSRGEELPVPESTCTPALEPRIANAVNHALQNVWSGTANTPAPPFPAAGKTGTTSHNEHTWFVGYTPLRATAVWVGHAEGTVPMQDVVINGRYIRNVYGSSVAVPIWMGFMTRTLEGVAVPGFAPAGQDEVLGRQVPVPWVVGRDEAGAREALTAAGFGVVTGPPVPSDVPAGRVAQQSRSGTATAGSTVTLSLSAGPAAGPPATPGTGQPAPPGP is encoded by the coding sequence ATGGCAGGGGGGCCGCGACGCATGTCCATCGTCCGGGTCGTCGCGCTGCTGGTCGCGTACGTGCTCGTGGCCGGGGCGGGCGGCCTGCTGACCGCCGCCCTCGTGCTGCCCACCGTCGCGGTCGCGGACGGGACGACCGACCTCGCGGTCGAGGCGTTCGAGGACCTGCCGACGGAGCTCGAGCGCCCGCCGCTCTCGCAGCGCTCCACGCTGCACGCCGCGGACGGCACGCAGCTCGCCGTCTTCTGGGCGGAGAACCGCGAGGTCGTCCCGCTCGACGCGATCTCCGAGCCGATGGGCGACGCCGTCGTCGCGACGGAGGACAAGCGGTTCTACCGCCACGGCGGCATCGACCCCGAGGGCATGATGCGCGCGTTCGTGCGGAACCTCCAGCACCCGCAGCGCACCGAGGGCGCGTCCACGCTCACGCAGCAGTACATCAAGAACGTCCTCGTCGAGCGGGCGGTGCGCCAGGGCGACCTCGCCGCCGCCGACGCCGCCCGGGAGGCGAGCGGCGCCGAGGGGTACGCCCGCAAGCTCCGGGAGGCGAAGCTCGCGATCGCGCTCGAGAAGGAGCTGACCAAGGACCAGATCCTCGAGGCGTACCTCAACATCGCCCAGTTCGGGGTCAACACCTACGGGGTGCAGGCCGCCGCGGAGCGGTACTTCTCCAAGCCGGCCTCGGAGCTCACGTACCTGGAGGCGGCCACCATCGCGGGCATCACGCAGAGCCCCACGGCGACCGACCCGCTCCGCAACCCGCGCGCCGCCCGGGACCGCCGGGACGTCGTGCTGCGGCTGATGCGGCAGCAGGGGTACATCAGCCGGGCGGAGTACACCGAGGGCGCCGCCACCACCCTGCGGAGCACCCTGCGCGTCACCGACCCCGTCGTCGGCTGCATGGCGGCCGGCGCCGCGGTGCCCGGCTCCGGGTTCTTCTGCGACTACGTCACCAAGCTCATCCGCGACGACCCGGCGTTCGGCGAGACCGAGGCCGAGCGCATCGACCTGCTGTACCGCGGCGGGCTCACCATCACCACGACGCTCGACCCGCGTGAGCAGGCGATCGCGGACGAGCAGGTGCGTGCCGGCGTGCCCGTCGACGACCCGTCGGGGGTCGCCACGGCCCTCGTGACGGTCGAGCCCGGCACCGGGCGGATCACGTCGATGGCGCAGAACCGCGTCTACAACAACACCGAGGAGCACGGCGACCGCGAGACCGCCGTCAACTACTCCACGGACTTCCGCTACGGCGGCGGCAGCGGGTTCCCGCCGGGCTCGACGTTCAAGCCCTTCACCCTCGCGCAGTGGCTGAAGCAGGGGCACAGCCTGTCCGAGACGGTGAACGCGACCCGGTTCTCCTACCGGTTCAGCGAGTTCTCCGCGCCGTGCACCGTGCTGGAGCCCAGCACCGAGTACCGGTTCGGCAACGCCGAGGGCTCCGGCGGCGTGATGTCGGTGCTCGACGCCACCCGGAACTCGGTGAACTCCGGGTACATCGCGATGGCCTCGCAGCTGGACCTCTGCGGGATCATGGACACGGCGACCTCGCTCGGCATCCACAAGGCCGGCGGGCGATCGGGCGACGGACCGTTCGACCCGCTGCCGGCGAACGTGCTCGGCAGCCAGTCCGTCGCCCCGCTCTCGATGGCCACCGCCTTCGCCGGCTTCGCCACCGGCGGCACGACCTGCACGCCCGTCGCGATCACCTCGGTGGTCGACTCCCGCGGCGAGGAGCTGCCGGTGCCGGAGTCCACCTGCACGCCCGCGCTCGAGCCGCGGATCGCGAACGCCGTCAACCACGCGCTGCAGAACGTCTGGAGCGGCACGGCGAACACCCCCGCGCCCCCCTTCCCGGCCGCGGGCAAGACGGGCACGACGTCCCACAACGAGCACACCTGGTTCGTCGGCTACACGCCCCTGCGGGCCACGGCCGTCTGGGTGGGGCACGCCGAGGGGACCGTCCCGATGCAGGACGTCGTCATCAACGGCCGCTACATCCGCAACGTGTACGGGTCGTCCGTCGCGGTGCCGATCTGGATGGGGTTCATGACCCGGACGCTCGAGGGCGTGGCGGTGCCGGGCTTCGCGCCCGCGGGGCAGGACGAGGTGCTGGGCCGGCAGGTGCCGGTCCCCTGGGTGGTCGGCCGGGACGAGGCGGGCGCGCGCGAGGCGCTGACGGCCGCCGGGTTCGGGGTCGTCACGGGCCCGCCGGTGCCGTCCGACGTGCCGGCGGGGCGCGTGGCGCAGCAGAGCCGGTCGGGGACGGCGACGGCCGGGTCGACCGTGACGCTGTCGCTCTCCGCGGGTCCGGCGGCGGGACCGCCGGCCACGCCGGGAACCGGGCAGCCGGCACCCCCGGGGCCCTGA
- a CDS encoding DUF2087 domain-containing protein, whose translation MDVPSVQPPGPAAVPRAEPDPVARADRFLVRGRLEQLPRRRADRDLVLRRLAHGVLPEIDEPVAERELTARLAEVGRDPVGLRRELVEAGLVTRTRDGAEYWRTRVTEFDAL comes from the coding sequence GTGGACGTCCCCTCGGTGCAGCCCCCGGGGCCCGCGGCGGTGCCCCGCGCGGAGCCCGACCCCGTCGCGCGGGCGGACCGGTTCCTGGTGCGCGGCCGGCTCGAGCAGCTCCCGCGGCGCCGTGCCGACCGGGACCTGGTGCTGCGCCGCCTGGCGCACGGCGTCCTGCCCGAGATCGACGAGCCGGTCGCCGAGCGCGAGCTCACCGCCCGGCTCGCCGAGGTGGGGCGCGACCCCGTCGGGCTGCGCCGCGAGCTCGTGGAGGCCGGCCTCGTGACGCGCACCCGGGACGGCGCGGAGTACTGGCGCACCCGCGTGACGGAGTTCGACGCGCTGTAG
- a CDS encoding LLM class flavin-dependent oxidoreductase: MQFGVFTVSDITPDPTTGRTPDDTERVRSILAIAEHAEEVGLDVFATGEHHNPPFVASSPTTMLGYLAARTKRIVLSTATTLITTNDPVRLAEEYAMLQVISDGRMDLMMGRGNTGPVYPWFGQDIRQGIPLAIENYALLRRLWEEDVVDWEGKFRTPLQGFTSTPRPLDGVPPFVWHGSIRSPEIAEQAAYYGDGFFHNNIFWPMSHTKQMVQFYRQRFEHYGHGRADQAIVGLGGQVFMRKNSQDAVDEFRPYFDNAPVYGHGPSLEDFSAQTPLTVGSPQQVIDRYAAMRHEVGAYQRQLFLIDHAGLPLKTVFEQLDILGGEVVPVLRKEMESDRPAHVPSDPPSHAERVAAARAAGEVHAQPVAAADHWTGKTAEDDTAAADAVTARPGAAFGL; this comes from the coding sequence ATGCAGTTCGGAGTCTTCACGGTCAGCGACATCACGCCTGACCCCACGACCGGGCGGACGCCCGACGACACCGAGCGTGTCCGCTCGATCCTCGCGATCGCGGAGCACGCGGAGGAGGTCGGCCTCGACGTCTTCGCGACCGGCGAGCACCACAACCCGCCGTTCGTCGCGTCGTCCCCCACCACCATGCTCGGCTACCTGGCCGCCCGGACGAAGCGCATCGTGCTGTCCACCGCGACCACGCTGATCACCACGAACGACCCGGTCCGCCTGGCCGAGGAGTACGCGATGCTCCAGGTCATCTCCGACGGCCGGATGGACCTCATGATGGGCCGCGGCAACACCGGCCCCGTCTACCCGTGGTTCGGCCAGGACATCCGCCAGGGCATCCCGCTGGCCATCGAGAACTACGCCCTGCTGCGCCGCCTCTGGGAGGAGGACGTCGTGGACTGGGAGGGCAAGTTCCGCACCCCGCTGCAGGGCTTCACCTCGACCCCCCGCCCGCTGGACGGCGTCCCGCCGTTCGTGTGGCACGGCTCGATCCGCAGCCCCGAGATCGCCGAGCAGGCCGCCTACTACGGCGACGGGTTCTTCCACAACAACATCTTCTGGCCGATGAGCCACACCAAGCAGATGGTCCAGTTCTACCGGCAGCGGTTCGAGCACTACGGCCACGGCCGGGCGGACCAGGCGATCGTGGGCCTCGGCGGCCAGGTGTTCATGCGGAAGAACTCGCAGGACGCCGTGGACGAGTTCCGGCCGTACTTCGACAACGCGCCGGTGTACGGGCACGGGCCGTCCCTCGAGGACTTCTCCGCCCAGACCCCGCTCACCGTGGGCTCGCCGCAGCAGGTCATCGACCGCTACGCCGCCATGCGGCACGAGGTCGGCGCCTACCAGCGCCAGCTGTTCCTCATCGACCACGCGGGCCTGCCGCTCAAGACGGTGTTCGAGCAGCTCGACATCCTGGGCGGCGAGGTCGTGCCGGTGCTCCGCAAGGAGATGGAGTCCGACCGGCCCGCGCACGTGCCGTCCGACCCGCCGAGCCACGCCGAGCGCGTCGCCGCCGCCCGCGCGGCCGGCGAGGTGCACGCCCAGCCCGTCGCGGCCGCCGACCACTGGACCGGGAAGACCGCCGAGGACGACACCGCCGCCGCGGACGCGGTGACGGCTCGCCCCGGCGCCGCCTTCGGCCTCTGA
- a CDS encoding squalene/phytoene synthase family protein, whose protein sequence is MTATPGTGVRAASAALYDRTAARASRAVLAGYSTSFGLGTRLLGPRARHDIEAVYALVRIADEVVDTRGGADAAALLDELEAQTGRALGSGWSTNLVVHAFARTARRVGIGHAEVDPFFASMRADLTVRVHDRASYERYVYGSAEVVGLMCLQVFLNADRRPGEPVRRPDAATVDGARALGAAFQKINFLRDLGADAGELGRCYFPGVPATGPTDAQLAEILAEIGDDLARARAALPRLPRRARAAVAATLALYDRLLAELAATPPEQVLASRVRVSTPRKVAVLVRTLAEQAADAVPRRGGAAGGAAASRTAAGAPAPAATDDGGAA, encoded by the coding sequence GTGACCGCGACGCCGGGCACCGGGGTCCGGGCGGCGTCGGCCGCGCTGTACGACCGCACCGCCGCCCGGGCCAGCCGCGCGGTGCTCGCCGGGTACTCGACGTCGTTCGGCCTGGGCACGCGGCTGCTCGGCCCGCGCGCCCGGCACGACATCGAGGCGGTCTACGCGCTGGTGCGGATCGCCGACGAGGTCGTCGACACCCGCGGCGGCGCGGACGCCGCGGCCCTGCTGGACGAGCTGGAGGCGCAGACCGGCCGGGCGCTGGGGTCCGGGTGGTCGACGAACCTCGTCGTGCACGCCTTCGCCCGCACCGCGCGCCGCGTCGGCATCGGGCACGCCGAGGTCGACCCGTTCTTCGCGTCGATGCGCGCCGACCTGACCGTGCGGGTGCACGACCGCGCCTCCTACGAGCGGTACGTGTACGGCTCCGCCGAGGTGGTCGGGCTCATGTGCCTGCAGGTGTTCCTCAACGCCGACCGTCGTCCCGGCGAGCCCGTCCGCCGCCCCGACGCCGCGACCGTGGACGGCGCCCGGGCGCTGGGCGCGGCGTTCCAGAAGATCAACTTCCTGCGCGACCTCGGCGCCGACGCGGGGGAGCTCGGCCGGTGCTACTTCCCGGGTGTGCCGGCGACGGGCCCCACCGACGCGCAGCTCGCGGAGATCCTCGCGGAGATCGGCGACGACCTGGCGCGCGCCCGCGCGGCGCTGCCGCGGCTGCCCCGCCGGGCCCGTGCGGCGGTCGCCGCGACGCTCGCGCTGTACGACCGGCTGCTGGCGGAGCTCGCCGCGACCCCGCCGGAGCAGGTGCTGGCGTCGCGGGTGCGCGTGAGCACGCCGCGCAAGGTCGCGGTGCTGGTGCGGACGCTCGCGGAGCAGGCGGCGGACGCGGTGCCCCGCCGGGGCGGCGCGGCCGGCGGCGCCGCGGCCAGCAGGACGGCGGCCGGCGCACCCGCGCCCGCCGCGACGGACGACGGAGGTGCGGCGTGA
- a CDS encoding M15 family metallopeptidase has protein sequence MGVDGIAAIGQRIAAIQATLGSFAPATTGTTTASSTGTDFARALELAVAGTGGTVAGTVAGAGAASGTSGTLTADGVPAELAAYGNGRIPEAALAPVDGTGHRLWAPAADSLERLRADAARAGVSIGITDSYRSYEAQVDVAARKGLYSQGGLAAVPGTSDHGWGMAVDLDLDDAAQSWMRANAGRYGFVEDTPREPWHWAYQA, from the coding sequence ATGGGCGTGGACGGCATCGCGGCGATCGGCCAGCGCATCGCGGCCATCCAGGCGACCCTCGGCTCGTTCGCCCCGGCGACGACCGGCACCACCACGGCGTCGAGCACGGGGACCGACTTCGCGCGCGCCCTCGAGCTCGCCGTGGCGGGCACCGGCGGCACGGTCGCCGGCACGGTCGCCGGCGCGGGCGCGGCGTCCGGGACGTCCGGCACGCTCACGGCCGACGGCGTGCCCGCGGAGCTCGCGGCGTACGGCAACGGCCGCATCCCGGAGGCCGCGCTCGCCCCGGTCGACGGCACCGGGCACCGGCTGTGGGCCCCCGCGGCGGACTCCCTCGAGCGGCTGCGCGCCGACGCCGCGCGCGCGGGCGTGAGCATCGGCATCACCGACTCCTACCGGTCGTACGAGGCGCAGGTGGACGTCGCGGCGCGCAAGGGCCTGTACTCGCAGGGCGGCCTGGCGGCGGTCCCGGGCACGAGCGACCACGGCTGGGGCATGGCGGTCGACCTGGACCTGGACGACGCGGCCCAGTCGTGGATGCGGGCGAACGCGGGCCGCTACGGGTTCGTCGAGGACACCCCGCGCGAGCCCTGGCACTGGGCGTACCAGGCCTGA
- the galE gene encoding UDP-glucose 4-epimerase GalE, whose protein sequence is MWMVTGGAGYIGSHVVRAFGQVGIPAVVLDDLSSGHRRFVPGDVPFVEGSVLDTALVTDALRTHGVTGVVHLAGFKYAGVSVQRPLHTYEQNVTGTAHLLEAMAAADVRRIVFSSSAAVYGTPDVDLVTEETPTAPESPYGESKLIGEWLLRDQARATGLRHTSLRYFNVVGSGSPELSDTSPHNLFPLVLDALAAGRTPRINGDDYPTPDGTCVRDYVHVADLAVSHVAAARALAEDRPLQAVYNLGSGDGVSVREIMTAMAQGTGIAFEPEVAPRRPGDPARIVASGEAAARDLDWVMRHTLTEMVASAWEARQAQP, encoded by the coding sequence ATGTGGATGGTCACCGGAGGCGCGGGGTACATCGGGTCGCACGTGGTGCGGGCGTTCGGTCAGGTGGGCATCCCCGCCGTGGTGCTGGACGACCTCTCGTCCGGGCACCGCCGGTTCGTCCCCGGGGACGTGCCGTTCGTCGAGGGGTCCGTGCTCGACACCGCCCTCGTGACCGACGCGCTGCGCACGCACGGGGTCACCGGCGTCGTGCACCTCGCGGGCTTCAAGTACGCCGGGGTGTCCGTCCAGCGGCCGCTGCACACCTACGAGCAGAACGTCACGGGCACGGCGCACCTGCTCGAGGCGATGGCCGCCGCGGACGTCCGGCGCATCGTGTTCTCCTCCAGCGCGGCCGTCTACGGCACCCCGGACGTCGACCTCGTCACCGAGGAGACCCCGACCGCCCCCGAGTCCCCGTACGGCGAGTCGAAGCTCATCGGCGAGTGGCTGCTGCGCGACCAGGCGCGCGCCACGGGGCTCCGCCACACGTCTCTGCGGTACTTCAACGTCGTGGGCTCCGGCAGCCCGGAGCTCTCCGACACGAGCCCGCACAACCTGTTCCCGCTGGTGCTCGACGCCCTCGCGGCCGGCCGCACGCCCCGCATCAACGGCGACGACTACCCGACGCCGGACGGGACGTGCGTGCGCGACTACGTCCACGTCGCGGACCTCGCCGTCTCGCACGTGGCGGCCGCCCGCGCCCTGGCGGAGGACCGGCCGCTCCAGGCGGTCTACAACCTCGGTTCCGGGGACGGCGTCTCCGTGCGCGAGATCATGACCGCCATGGCCCAGGGCACGGGCATCGCGTTCGAGCCCGAGGTCGCGCCGCGCCGGCCGGGCGACCCCGCCCGGATCGTGGCGTCCGGCGAGGCCGCGGCGCGCGACCTCGACTGGGTCATGCGGCACACGCTCACGGAGATGGTCGCCAGCGCGTGGGAGGCCCGCCAGGCCCAGCCCTGA
- a CDS encoding metalloregulator ArsR/SmtB family transcription factor: MPGDDRLSQVFAALADPLRRDVVARLASGDATVGELAAPYDVTTQAVSKHLRVLEDAGLVSRRREAQRRWVHLETEVFDLMTLWIERYRRQAEFRYRPLEDVLLGEGTPAEDAPRVRTEPAPRVRPEREREFQPWDLGARAVRRDDR; encoded by the coding sequence GTGCCCGGCGACGACCGGCTGTCCCAGGTGTTCGCGGCGCTCGCCGACCCGCTGCGCCGCGACGTCGTCGCCCGGCTGGCGTCCGGCGACGCGACCGTGGGCGAGCTCGCCGCCCCGTACGACGTCACCACCCAGGCGGTGTCGAAGCACCTGCGCGTGCTCGAGGACGCCGGGCTCGTCAGCCGGCGCCGCGAGGCGCAGCGCCGCTGGGTGCACCTGGAGACCGAGGTGTTCGACCTCATGACGCTGTGGATCGAGCGGTACCGGCGCCAGGCGGAGTTCCGCTACCGGCCGCTCGAGGACGTGCTGCTCGGCGAGGGCACGCCCGCCGAGGACGCGCCGCGCGTCCGCACCGAGCCCGCCCCGCGGGTGCGACCCGAGCGCGAGCGGGAGTTCCAGCCGTGGGACCTCGGCGCCCGCGCCGTCCGGCGGGACGACCGCTGA